The following DNA comes from Limnobacter sp. SAORIC-580.
GTGGCCGGGGCCGATGTAAACGCGGCAGATGCACCACCTTCCGCATTCACCGAGTTCAACTCACCACCGGCCAAAGTTGATTTCTCGGCGTGTGTGGCACCAATGGTGCGCAGGTAGTAGGTTGTTTTCAAACCGCGAATCCAGGCCAGTTTGTACGTGTCATCCAAACGCTTGCCGCTGACGCCAGCCATATAAATGTTCAAGCTTTGACCTTGGTCAATCCATTTCTGGCGACGGGCTGCAGCTTCAACCAGCCAGCGTGGGTCCATTTCAAACGCGGTGGCGTACAGGCGCTTCAGGTCTTCCGGAATACGGTCAATCTTCATCACTGAACCATCAAAATACTTCAGGTCAGAAATCATCACTTCGTCCCAAATGCCCAGGCGCTTCAAGTCGCGCACCAAGTGTTCATTCACGATGGTGAATTCACCTGAAAGGTTCGACTTCACATACAAGTTCTGGAATGTCGGTTCAATGGAAGCGGCCACACCAATGATGTTGGAAATGGTTGCTGTGGGTGCAATGGCCACGCAGTTGGAGTTGCGCATGCCGTGCTTCTTGATGCGAGCGCGCAGTGCGTCCCAATCCATACGGCTGCTTGTATCCACTTCCACGTAACCGCCACGCTCTTCTTCCAGCAGCTTGAGCGAATCCAAAGGCATGATGCCCTTGTCCCACAGCGAACCCTTGAAGGTGCTATACGCACCGCGCTCGGCAGCCAACTCGGTTGAAGCTTCGTAAGCGTAGTAGCAAATGGCTTCCATGCTTTCGTCGGCAAATTCAACTGCATCGCGTGAAGCATAGGGCTTGCGCATCATGTGGAGCGCATCTTGAAAGCCCATCATGCCCATGCCCACAGGGCGGTGGCGCAGGTTTGAATTGCGTGCCTTGGCCACTGCGTAGTAGTTGATGTCGATCACGTTGTCCAGCATGCGCATGGCCACGCCCACAGTTTTCTGCAGCTTCTCGTGGTCCAGTACCAGCTCGCCGTTGTCGGCGGGCTTCAGGTGACGCGTCAGGTTCACGGAGCCCAGATTACACACCGCAATTTCATTCTCGTTCGTGTTCAGGGTAATTTCTGTACACAGGTTGGACGAGTGCACCACACCCACGTGTTGCTGGGGGCTGCGAATGTTGCAAGGGTCTTTGAACGTAATCCAGGGGTGACCGGTTTCAAACAGCATGGAGAGAATCTTTCTCCACAGCTTGGCTGCTTCCACGGTTTTGAACAATTTCAAATCGCCACGGGCAGCCTTCTCTTCGTAACCCACGTAGGCTTTTTCGAAGGCTTTGCCGTACAGGTCGTGCAAATCGGGGCAATCGGATGGGCTGAACAGGGTCCAGTTACCACCTTCCATCACACGCTTCATGAACAGGTCGGGGATCCAGTTCGCGGTGTTCATGTCATGCGTGCGGCGGCGGTCGTCGCCAGTGTTCTTGCGCAATTCCAGAAACTCTTCAATATCCATGTGCCAGGTTTCAAGGTAGGCACACACCGCGCCTTTGCGCTTGCCACCTTGGTTCACGGCAACAGCCGTGTCATTCACCACTTTCAGGAATGGCACAACACCTTGTGACTTGCCGTTGGTGCCCTTAATGTGGCTGCCCAAGGCACGCACGGGGGTCCAGTCGTTGCCCAGGCCACCAGCAAACTTGGAAAGCAATGCGTTTTCCTTGATGCCTTCGTAAATGTCGTCCAGGTCGTCGCCAATGGTGGTGAGGTAGCAAGAAGACAGCTGTGAACGAATGGTGCCGCTGTTGAACAATGTGGGCGTAGAGCTCATGAAGTCGAATGTGGACAACACTTCATAGAACTCGATGGCGCGTGCTTCGCGGTCCACTTCATTTAAGGCCAGGCCCATGGCTACGCGCATGTAAAACGCCTGTGGCATTTCAATGCGGGTGCCTTCCACGTGCAGGAAGTAGCGGTCGTACAAAGTTTGCAGGCCGAGGTAATCGAACTGCAAATCGCGTTCGTACTTCAGGGCTGCGCCCAATTTCTTCATGTCAAACTGGGCCAGGCGATTATCGAGCAGGCCAGCGGCAATGCCTTT
Coding sequences within:
- a CDS encoding ribonucleoside-diphosphate reductase subunit alpha; amino-acid sequence: MLTSHGPSDLASNLATDAPLSTSKPAGAAPVVDSAYSNYKIIRRNGAVVGFEPSKIAVAMTKAFLAVNGGQGAASARIRELVEQMTGSVVNALVRRQPSGGIFHIEDIQDQVELALMRSGEAEVARAYVLYRERRAQERAAKQVEQAEQHALNVIDGDIKRPLDVEALKALIESAAVGLNEIDVAHLQKETLKNLYDGVKIDEVFKSAILASRAMIENEPSYTLVTSRLLLHTIRREIIGREIAQDEMAQVYPEYFPQFIKKGIAAGLLDNRLAQFDMKKLGAALKYERDLQFDYLGLQTLYDRYFLHVEGTRIEMPQAFYMRVAMGLALNEVDREARAIEFYEVLSTFDFMSSTPTLFNSGTIRSQLSSCYLTTIGDDLDDIYEGIKENALLSKFAGGLGNDWTPVRALGSHIKGTNGKSQGVVPFLKVVNDTAVAVNQGGKRKGAVCAYLETWHMDIEEFLELRKNTGDDRRRTHDMNTANWIPDLFMKRVMEGGNWTLFSPSDCPDLHDLYGKAFEKAYVGYEEKAARGDLKLFKTVEAAKLWRKILSMLFETGHPWITFKDPCNIRSPQQHVGVVHSSNLCTEITLNTNENEIAVCNLGSVNLTRHLKPADNGELVLDHEKLQKTVGVAMRMLDNVIDINYYAVAKARNSNLRHRPVGMGMMGFQDALHMMRKPYASRDAVEFADESMEAICYYAYEASTELAAERGAYSTFKGSLWDKGIMPLDSLKLLEEERGGYVEVDTSSRMDWDALRARIKKHGMRNSNCVAIAPTATISNIIGVAASIEPTFQNLYVKSNLSGEFTIVNEHLVRDLKRLGIWDEVMISDLKYFDGSVMKIDRIPEDLKRLYATAFEMDPRWLVEAAARRQKWIDQGQSLNIYMAGVSGKRLDDTYKLAWIRGLKTTYYLRTIGATHAEKSTLAGGELNSVNAEGGASAAFTSAPATGLVPNLPEQEIEGKVCTMRPGDAGFDECEACQ